One Chloroflexota bacterium genomic window, ACGTGGGCAAAGTCATATTTCGTGTGCATCAATTCCTCGCCTGAGCTCGCGGCGATCTGCGATGATTTAATGAACACGTGATCGTCCCTGAAACTCCTGGCCAGGTCTGCTCGAGTTACAATGGCTGCGGCAGCTCCATCACTCACGCCACAGCAGTCGAAAAGCCCCAGGGGCCAGGCAATTATGGGGGATGCCATCACTTGCTCAATGGTCACCTCCCTTCGAAGATGAGCCTTCTCACACAAAGCACCGTTGTGATGGCTCTTTACCGAAATCTTGGCCAAGGTCCTCTTGCCTTCCTCAGGGCTAAGTTTGTACTGCGAGAAGTATCTAGTGGCCATCATGGCAAACAGTCCGGGCGTTGTATTATTGGCCAAGATGATCCTCAACTTAGTTCCTACAGCCATTACGTGCGAAAACTCAGGCAGACCGCCGTAGCCCGTATCCTTGAGTTTCTCCACACCTAGTGCCAAAGCAATATCATAGGCGCCTGCGGCAATCGCATAGGCAGCCGCCCTCAACGCTTCGGATCCGCTGGCACACATATTCTCGACCTTCGTCGCCGCAATAAATGGTAGTTTTAGTGCAGTAGACAGAGGTATGGCGCTGTGTCCCACGCTCACCTCAGTCATTTCAGGGCCACCCTGCCAGGCTGCCTGAATGTCTTTCTTGTCGATTCCGGCATCCTTAATCGCCTCATTGAACGCGTCAACCATTAGGTCTTCAGGACTCTTGTCCCAGAGTTCGCCAAACTTGGTGCAGCCCATCCCTATTATTGCAACTTTGTCCCTAATGCCTTCCGACATTTTGCCTCCATCTTTCCTCTCGTTCTAGGACTCTGCGCAGGACGGAATCCTTTCCTGCGTCATACTTAAGATATTGATAATCCTTGATCCAGGTATATGTTCTGCCCCGTCATATTATTGGAAGCGTCCGACGCCAAATAGACAGCCAGAAGACCAATATCCCTTGCCTCGCCTACTCTTCTCAAAGGCAGGCTCTTCAAGGCTGCTTGCAGAAGCGCCTCATCCTGGAAGAATCCCTCCGATTGGTCAGTGCGGACGAGACCGGGGCCAATGGCATTAACATTGATGTTGTATCTAGCCCATTCGAGAGCCAACATCTTGGTAAGCATGGCAACCGCAGCCTTGCTGGCCGCATAGGGCCCTCTATGAGGCGCTACTTTGGCAGCATATCCTGAAGTGATATTGATGATCTTCCCTTTCTTTCTCTGGATCATGTAGGTCCCAACCGCTCTGGTGCAGAGGAAAAGGGCCGTCAAGTTGGTGTCGATCACTTTTCGCCATTCCTCCTCGCTCATGAGTGTAGCGAGGTCTGTCGCAGGGTCTGCTCCTACCACTCGCTGGCTGGAGTCGGGCAGGATAGGCTTTATTAGAACAATACCCGCGTTGTTGACTAGTATGTCAATCTTGCCAAAGTCATGAACGGTCCTCTCTGCCATCCGGGCAATCTCTTCGGCTTTGGTTATGTCAGTCGGAATGGCTAGACCTCTCCTCCCAATCTGGCATACCTTCTGGGCAGTATCCTCGATTTCTCCAGCAGTCCGAGCCACTGCAACCACATCTGCTCCTGCCTCAGCCAGGGTTAGAGCGATGGCCTTGCCTATGCCCCGACCGGCGCCGGTCACTATGGCTGACTTGCCCTCTAGGACAAACTCCTTGAGTACCATCCTTCTCTCCTCAACGTTGAATAACCTTTCGCTAGTACCAGCCAAGACCTAGCACAACCGTTCTCTTTATTCTGCATCGATCCCTTTGCGTGGGCCTTTGAAACACCTGCGACACGCCGCCCTCACGGTGAAATATGGAATGAGCAAAATATAGGAAACCACACCCCAGGAAAAGACAACCTTGAGACCTTTCAAAAGTTCCTCGGATGTGAATATCATGTCCATACGCATTACACCTAAGGCCTTGCCATCTACAATCAGTCTATTATCCTTACGCTTGACCGCGTAGAATTCCGCTATTACTTCCCCATCTTCGTTGAATACTCTTGCGCCGTTGCTCATCACTGCTACCTTTGATAACTCATCTTGACCTTGTTGTTTTTGGTTTTCGAAGACTGCCAACTATCTTCCTACCACCTTCTTAAAATCGATGCCCAAATCCTCCATGAGCACCTGCGTCATTGCCCTGCCACCACCAGACACACCGCCTCCCGGATGAGTACTGGCTCCGCACATGTAGAGCTTCTTCACGGGCGTTCTGTACTGGCCCCAACCGGGAAGAGGTCTGTTGGTGAGGAATTGTGACAGATATGCGCCGATGTGCATTACATCCCCCTCGATCATGGCGGGGTTGTACCTTTCGAGGTCCAGCGGGCTCATTATGGCCCTGCCCAGAATGTTCTCGGGCCCCATATTCGTAGTCCGCTGGCGTACCATATCCAGAATGCCATCCGCCACCTCCTGTTTGATAGCATCCCACCTGGCAGCACCGCCCGGCTTCAGGTTGTACGGCTCATAGTGATAGAGATAGCCGGTATGCCTGCCAGCAGGAGCGCGGGTAGGATCACACTGAGTAGCCACAATCATCAAAGGCATTGCTGTGTTCGGAATCCCGTACTTATACTGATCAAATAGACGGAGAAAGTCATCCATATTACCCGGGGTCAACTCCACCATGACCGCACGGTCAACATCCCCACCCACCTTGTACTTCGGGGCGTCCTTCAAAGCCAAGGACTGGTTCATGGCAGAGAACGGACTGTGTTTGATGCGTTTGACCTTGTCTTGGAACCCCTCGGGCAGGTCGGCGCCCGTCATCAAATTGAGGAGAAGCTGTTTCACATTGACATTGCTGACAATAGCCTTCTTCGCCAGGATTTCCTCCCCACCCTCCAGTATCACTCCCTTTGCCTCGCCGCCGACCACCTTAACAGCCGTAACTGCACTGGACAGCCGGATAGTACCGCCGTTGTCCTTTATGCAAGTTGCCAGCTTTTCTGTAAGTGCTCCTGAGCCACCCTCCGGCCATGCAATTCCCCAAGTATGGAAATAGGGCAGCCCGAACATATAGTACCCCGTCCCGATCTCATGAGGAGCGAACATGACCTCGGATGCCCACCTATTCAGAGCAATCCTCATCTGCTCGCTCTCGAACCATTCTTTGGCGAGTTCAGTGGTGCTGGAGAGGATCACTCTCATGTACTCGCGTCCCATATCGCTCTGATCCATCAGGGACATGAGACGACCGAAAGGTGCTGCTGGCGAAAACGTGGCCACACCACCCGCCTTGAGGAGTGGACCAGCACCTTCGACGAACTTACGATACATTTCAGCATCATGTCGTGAGAACTGCGCTATGGACTGACACGTTTTGTCCAAGTCCCGATAGAAAACCAACGCACTATCGTCCGGAAAGACAATGGCAAGCTGTGGGTCTGGCGTTATGTACTTTAGTCCATACTTTGACCTCAGCCCCAATTCATCCCGGTGAATCATCGGATTGGCCTGCATGGTCATGTGCACCGTAGCGCCCGGATCATGTATGAACCCTGGCAAAGTGAGTTGCCGACTGGCAGCACTCCCACCAACAATGTCAGACCTCTCAAGTACACAAACGTCCAGCCCTGCTTTTGCAAGATAAGCAGCGACTATGAGCCCGTTGTGTCCTCCGCCTATCACCACTACGTCGTGTGCCATCGTTCTTCCCTCCTCCAATAATTGATGGGATCTGACCTAAGATGGAGACTCGTGGGACTCGGTCATTTCGTAGTAAGAGTAACAGCCATCGTTTCCCGTCACCAGGAATTTGTCGCCGGTCAGTTTTATGCGTGGGTTTGCTGCCTTCGCCGCTCCCTCCTCGATAGCCCTCGCCACGATCGGGCAGGCTTTCCAGCATTCCCTGCCGATGACATCAGCGACATTGCAGTGACGCACCTTGTAGAGATACCGATTCTCCCCCACCTTCTCGATCAACGGACGTTGCTCCATAGTGAAAAGAAGTTCATCCCCCGCTTCCAACACCTTATGAAGCGTGTCCTCAAGGCTTGCCTTACCTGGCACCAGGCCCGCCTTCCTCACCGGGACTTGCCAGAATCCCCAGTCTCTCAGCCCTTCATGAATCGCCTGCAGCCCTTCCTCACCGTACTTATCGTCAATCACCTTCACCATTCTTGCAATTATGCGCCACAGGAGTCTCTGGGTGGCATTCAACTTCGCAGCAACTTCAGGCGATCGACTTGGATCAACTTCCTTCGTCATCTCAGACCCCCTAACTCTGTTTGGATCTGGCAATCACACTCTTATGGGTGCGGCTTTCCAGAAATAACCACAGATACCATGGGTTTCATCAACATACCGCCTGCGGAAGGTCATCTCCACCGGCATATCTACCTTCAGCGACTCAGGCTCAGCATCAGTAACATCGAAGATGAATCTTCCCCCACCATCGAAGTCTATCACTCCGTACATCTCCGGTGGGCTGACGCTGAAAGCCAAGCTATCGCTGGTGTAACTGAACAAGCGACCTCTCTTATCAGCAAAGCGATAGTCTTCCATCTCATCAACAGCTCCGCATTCTGGATCCACGCAGATCCTCTGGCTGGGGTATTGTGGTGTCCCACATCGCTTGCACTTCGACCCATGGAGTGCCAGAATCACCTTGCGGTCCCTCCACATTAGGGTTACCTGTGTGGGGCCAGTCTCTCCACGAAGACCCTTTTCGATAGGGAGCACATCCCGAAAGGTCAGATACTTCTCGTAGCTAGCTAGCTCCTTCTTCGAAGTGAGATGATTCTTCATCCCGCGCTTCTCAGCCATGTCAACAATGTCCTTCGTCACCTCAAAGAACAGGGCATCGCTTCCATTGCCATAGCTGGCGACGAGTATCTT contains:
- a CDS encoding SDR family oxidoreductase, translating into MVLKEFVLEGKSAIVTGAGRGIGKAIALTLAEAGADVVAVARTAGEIEDTAQKVCQIGRRGLAIPTDITKAEEIARMAERTVHDFGKIDILVNNAGIVLIKPILPDSSQRVVGADPATDLATLMSEEEWRKVIDTNLTALFLCTRAVGTYMIQRKKGKIINITSGYAAKVAPHRGPYAASKAAVAMLTKMLALEWARYNINVNAIGPGLVRTDQSEGFFQDEALLQAALKSLPLRRVGEARDIGLLAVYLASDASNNMTGQNIYLDQGLSIS
- a CDS encoding acetyl-CoA acetyltransferase translates to MSEGIRDKVAIIGMGCTKFGELWDKSPEDLMVDAFNEAIKDAGIDKKDIQAAWQGGPEMTEVSVGHSAIPLSTALKLPFIAATKVENMCASGSEALRAAAYAIAAGAYDIALALGVEKLKDTGYGGLPEFSHVMAVGTKLRIILANNTTPGLFAMMATRYFSQYKLSPEEGKRTLAKISVKSHHNGALCEKAHLRREVTIEQVMASPIIAWPLGLFDCCGVSDGAAAAIVTRADLARSFRDDHVFIKSSQIAASSGEELMHTKYDFAHVESTCRAAPRAYREAGITNPRQEISMMEVHDCFSITELVTYEDLGISPRGRAKEDIDAGFFELGGQIPCQPDGGLKCFGHPIGASGLRMMYEMYKQLQGKAGARQIKNPRIGLTHNLGGVPPRNVVSIMIVGR
- a CDS encoding NAD(P)/FAD-dependent oxidoreductase; translated protein: MAHDVVVIGGGHNGLIVAAYLAKAGLDVCVLERSDIVGGSAASRQLTLPGFIHDPGATVHMTMQANPMIHRDELGLRSKYGLKYITPDPQLAIVFPDDSALVFYRDLDKTCQSIAQFSRHDAEMYRKFVEGAGPLLKAGGVATFSPAAPFGRLMSLMDQSDMGREYMRVILSSTTELAKEWFESEQMRIALNRWASEVMFAPHEIGTGYYMFGLPYFHTWGIAWPEGGSGALTEKLATCIKDNGGTIRLSSAVTAVKVVGGEAKGVILEGGEEILAKKAIVSNVNVKQLLLNLMTGADLPEGFQDKVKRIKHSPFSAMNQSLALKDAPKYKVGGDVDRAVMVELTPGNMDDFLRLFDQYKYGIPNTAMPLMIVATQCDPTRAPAGRHTGYLYHYEPYNLKPGGAARWDAIKQEVADGILDMVRQRTTNMGPENILGRAIMSPLDLERYNPAMIEGDVMHIGAYLSQFLTNRPLPGWGQYRTPVKKLYMCGASTHPGGGVSGGGRAMTQVLMEDLGIDFKKVVGR